GGAGGGCAATATACACATCGGTTTAAAGTTTAACAAAGAACCAGCCGGTCACCCTCAGCAGAGTTATCCCGGGGTGTGATTTGAGCCAGGACTGACACCCCTGTTTACCTGCCCAGGCGGTGGCCCAGCCCAGAGAAGGGCTGGAAGGCGGGCTTCTTGGACATGTACACCTCCTTCTTCTTATCCTCCACCTTCACGTCCACCTCCTCCTTGTCAAACATCCCTTGCAGCTCTGAAGGCAGCTCccttgggaaaaacaaaacccaggaaAATGCCAAGAGTTAAAACCAGGCCTGTCAGCACAGCCTGGGCCTGCTCTTGGGGCCCTGAGTGGGGGGCTCTGTGCCCTAACAGTACTCCCTCAGGAGGAGGTGCCAGGGCTGGGCTTTCAGTGAAACGAGAGACTCAATGGGGTGCAGtacagtggggggggggaggtcagGTGGGCCAAGGAACCAGAACACTAGGGAGGGTACTAGGGAGAAGCCTGGGAGCAGAGGTGTGAACCTAGCTCAAGGGGATGTGAGGAGGGGAGTGTGGGATGGGGTCACTGAGCactggagagactggaggcagggagccctggaaagggggagaggaatgAGGGTCTGTACCAGGTAGAGAAAGGGCTCTGGGCAAAGGGGAACTCCCTGCCCTGCAGCCTCCAGGACAGAGCACACAAGGCTCTACTCAGCCTTCGGAGCCCTTCACCACCTGTCTTCTCCTCTCTTGCCTGTCTCCTTACACTTCACCCtcatccagtgaccctggcctcctgacTGCCTGATAGAATGTGCGCTTGGCTTGCTTTTTATCCTACCCAAAACCCCCTCTCTGACAGGAAGCCTACCCTAGCCCCTCTCAGGAGCAGGGCCTTCTCTCAATTCACCATCTCCTGTCTAACCAGTGTAGAGGGggctttgtatatattcattgGCATGTGTagcccccattagactgtaagctcctggagggcaggcatTGCAtccctagttcttagcacagagcctggctctGCCCATAAGGAATTCCTAATTAGGCAGCTGGTGGCAGCCCAGGGCACAGGAcgctggcttggagtcaggattccagcctcaggcacttctgAGCTGTGCAGTCACCTCGCTGtggtcctcatctgtagaatggagataacaGCCCCCTCCTCACAGGTTTGTCACGAGGATCTGATGGGACGTGAGAGATGAAAAGTGCTGGGCACAGTGCCCGGCCCACAGCGGGTACCACATAGCCTTAGATGTTGTTCTTGCTACCACTGTTAAATGAGCTGATCCTCATGAGGCATGTGGAAAGCCTAGAAGCGCCATGGAAGCACTTCTGACCAACAAGGAGATGACTCAGACATGCAGGCGCCTCTCTCCCCAAGGGTGGAATGGGAGGCAGGAAAGATGGCAGGCCGGTGCCTGAGCATCATTGGATCTttgctctagagctggaaagggcctgagAGTTCAACCCCTCATGGTGCAGATGAGGCAacaggcaggcagcagttaaatggcgtggccagggtcacatggtcagggagtgtctcaggctggatttgaactcagcactctGTGACTCTAGACCCATCGCTGAAGGCCCTGCAGCACCCCTTGGCTGcctcaggaaggagagaaatccCCCTTCAGCTGGGATccttggggagactgaggctctgGCCTCACAGCCTGACAGTGCCCCCAGCATCCAGAGGCAGGTGCCCATCACTGCCTCCCTCGATCACCAGATATGTGCAAGGCTAACCCTGTtcctgttttgactctccctcttcagaggacttgggttctaatctcCCCCTGCCTGGCTGCCGGCCTAGCTGGCTCCTGTGCCCTGCAGAGACCTCTCTTGTGAAAGGCAGCTAGGACCCAGCCCATGCCCTTCTCTGGCCTCCTCGATGAAGGCTGCGCCATGGATCTTGAGGTTCCTCAGCCCCCGGAGGCCATGACATTCCCTGGGTCTGTGAACTTTGCATTCTTGGCAggatctcttcctttcctctgtcccAAGAAggcctcccctccaccccaaggtCACTAATACCATTCAATGTCCCGTGACCAGCTCCCTGGACACATCCACCAAAGGGGACGGTTCATCCTGCTCTCTTACCCCTTCCTGACAGCATTCAGGAACTGCTGGCTGGCCCCGTCCTGGTAGCTGTGGAACTCGTCATTCACAGTGAATCCGTTCTTCCAGAGTGCAATGCTCACATCAGCCTGCAAAAGGCCCACAAGGGAAAGGGAGGCAGTCAGCGGGCCCCTCCTGCAGGCTGTcactccccccgccccaagaATGCACCCAGAAGGAGAGCCTGAAGAACCAGCAGGATGCACCCCAGGCACCCAGGACATTCTGCTGGGGGCCTCTGGGAGGTGCCTTCAGCCTTGGCATCACTGTGATCCCTGGAAACAGAAGCACCCCCAGGACAAGGTCCTTTCCCAGGAAGCCCCAGGCACTGCCATCCCCCACGGGCCTTCGGGCCAGCTCCGGGCTCCTCCCTCAGCAACAGGAGGGAGCCCGGTGACTCAATGACCATCACCTGGGCTGGGGATGAGACCACAGGCTCACTCCCATGTGGTCCAAAGCTGGGGAACCCTTCAGCAGCAACACAGGGCCATTCACACCTGGGCCAGCTCCCCCACAACTGGCTGCTTGGAGCCCTCCAAGGATGGGGAGCCCATCCTGGCCCAAGGCAGGCCACTTCATTCAGGACCTCAAGCCTCAATGTGCCCCTTGGGGCCAGGCAGAGTGGGGTTAATCCCCCAGCCAGGGCACCTCCTCTCTCAAATACGAGGACATGGTTCTAgcatctgagttttctcttctccaggataaacattccAACCTATCCATCCTCACATGGCCTGGCTTGGCCTGACCATCGGGCTGCCCTGGATATGCTGCAGTTTCTGGGCATCATTCCTAAGTGTGGTGTCCAGAAGTGATGGGAGATGATCAGGCTGGAGGGCAAAGGGACCAAAGCTTCTCTAGCCTGGGATCCCCTGCCTCCCTCAGTGGAGGAGGCCCCCAGACCCTGCTGATGTGGCTGGGATCCCCAGCCTCTCTCAATGGAGGAGGCCCCCAGGTCCTGCTGACCAGGCCGGCCCCCCAATGTTACATCTCTCTGCCACATCTCTTCCGTCTGTTCTTATTATGCTGAATTTCTGACCCCAGATGTGAGACTGTTTCTTTCATCTCAGATCTGCCCTAAAGGCCTGGACTGATACCTGACCCACCTGTTTCCTCTCAGCTGAGGGCGAGCACTCGGGACCGACTTTCTGGGCTTCCTCCAAGAGGCTGTCAAAGAACAGCTCACAGCCCTTGGCCTGGCTGCCATGGAGGCTCTGGTCCTCAGCTCCAGGGTCACAAGCcctaagggaggaaggaaggagttgagactctgggcagcttgGGCTTCACAGGCCACTGCCTCCAGCCATCCGTGCCCCACCCTTCCATTCTCTGCTTAGACCCTCAGAAACCTTGGGCATGCGGTGGCCACTCAGGATCCCAGTCTTTGAGGGAGACACCTTTGAGGAGGTTCTCCCCTGGAAAGGCTTCTTTGGCCCCTTCCCAGAGTTCAGgcagccccccaccccatccctgctGACATGGAGGAAGGCCCAGGTCATCACACAAAACTCTGGCTGTGCCAAGCCCACAGACTTTTCTGTGGGGATAGAGGGCCCCTCTCTATGAGGCAGGTGGCCCctggcctgtgatttcactgaagAAAGGGGCTGCACAGGGGACTCTGGGACAGGTGCCGAAGGCCTTGAAGCAACTGCTTCTGGTTAGTTGTATGTGACTGTGGGGGACAGCAGATAGCTAGAATTGTGTGTAAAGGAAGAGTAAACGCACCACACCATGACCTTGATGCATAAAGCAAGGGGAGTTGGGGGTATGCTCCTCGCAGGCCCTTCGCTTCTCATGTCCTGGTCTGGAAAGGTGGGTGTGACAGCGTTGGCTGCTGTCATCATTCATTGACCAGAGATCCCCCAGATACAGCTGGTGGGGTGGTGGAGAGAGCGCTGGGccaggagttgggaagacctgagtacaattCCAGCCTTGGAcgcttcctagctgggtgaccctgagcaagtgacttgcctgccttggtttcctaggtttgctgtgaggatcaaacaacgTCCCCGTAAAAAAtgctagcacagtgtctggtgcatGGTAGGGATTATACGAATAATCAttgtttttccttcccccttcccacatGAGCCCCAAAGACTCTGAAATGTTCTGTGTTACTAGTAGACTCTGAGTGAAGAGGGACCTGAGGTCACAGAATCTAAAATGGGGGAAACCGAGGCAGGGAGAAACACGCTGTCCCTCTCGCGCAGGTCCTCAAACCCCTGCCGCAGGGCCTTCTCCTTCCAGGATGCTGAAGAGCCCTTTGGACCGAGATGTTGGCGCCGCAGCAAGTCTGAAGGACACGGACCCAGCGCAGCATCTGAAGGGTGGCAGAGGGGAGACCCGAGCCCTGGACCGTCCGCGCCTTCTTCACTCACCAGTCTTCTTGGACGCTCTCCAGTTTTTCCACCTCTTTCATCCCGCTGGCCCCGGCTGCAAAGTTAAAAGACAAGCTGCAGGCCACAACAGCACCAGCATTCCCCTTCCCAACCCTGTCATTTGGGCCACAATCTATCAGACCAAAAACCATGTGGTTCATTCCCCAGAGGAGAAGTAGCCAGAGgttctcaaaggaagaactgAAAAGTATTCACAAGCACAAATAACAAGAGAAACGCCCATCAAAACCACACCCTGCAAACTGGCAAAGACTGAGCAACCATCCatgatggaagaggggaggggagataggCACATTgaaacattgttggtggagtggtgacAAGGTGCCACCATTCTGGGATTATGCAAATAAATCACATAAAATGCCAAAGACTCTGCTCCTTAGGGGTTTGTACCACTGATAAGAAATTTCCTTTATACaccaacatatttatagcagcactttttgtgatagctaagaacgGGAAACAAGGTAGATGCTGACTGAAATGAAGAATGagtaaacaagttgtggtacatgaacacGGTGGTGCATGACTGCGCGGTCACAGGGGATGGATGTGACACGGACACAGAGAAACCCCAGGAGGACCTGTCTGAATGGATCCAGAGGGAGGTCAGCCGAGCCAAGAAAAATGATCCACACGGCGACGATGATACGACGTAAATGGAAAGATCCAAGAAGGATGCTCCAGACTTAGTGCAAGCAAGCCTGGCTTGGCCGTCCATGTACGCTCAATGCATTGATTAgtctcacaatttttctctttttctttaaaatattgtttgtttTATGGGCTGGCtcttagggaggaggaaggaaggatactAGGGGAAACGAGGAGGGTGTAAGAAAGAAACGTATCAATAAAGACACACTTTTAACAAAGTGTAACCACATTCCTCCACCCTGGGGAGGAGGAAAATGGCAGAGAAGACCAGAGAGACAGACCCTGTCAGACTCGTGGAactgcctccctctcctcttttcttttttcatttttttttgcaggggggaaggcagggcaattggggttaagtgacttgcctgaggtcacacagctagtacatgtgtcaagtgtctgaggccgcatttgaactcaggtcctcctgactccagggccagtgctgtactcactgcgccacttagctgcctcttcttttttcattttttgttacaaATGACAGGccatgggggatgggagggataaAATTGATAATAAAAGTGCTATGAAATAAAAGTTGtcaataag
This region of Trichosurus vulpecula isolate mTriVul1 chromosome 3, mTriVul1.pri, whole genome shotgun sequence genomic DNA includes:
- the UBXN2A gene encoding UBX domain-containing protein 2A, which codes for MKEVEKLESVQEDWACDPGAEDQSLHGSQAKGCELFFDSLLEEAQKVGPECSPSAERKQADVSIALWKNGFTVNDEFHSYQDGASQQFLNAVRKGELPSELQGMFDKEEVDVKVEDKKKEVYMSKKPAFQPFSGLGHRLGSATPRIVSKVSSGDSGSPKALISVPLNPLEPITSIQIWLADGKRLVQRFNLSHRVSHVRDFIRKYEGSQRNRPFTLVTALPALKLLDDTLTLEEANLQNAVVIQRCQTRQATLQGLS